The sequence attttttcatTGTCATTTAGGATTTTCGCGCTGGCAACTGTCTTGAGTTCTGTGCTTATATACAACCTGCCTGAAACGGTTTGTTCTTTACGTGGTGGCCAACTGTTTTGTCTTTACTGGGCACTTGATTAACTACTTTCAAAGTTTTGAATACTATGTTGGAGTGCGAATGATAAACTTCAACATTTTTGCCTCATTAATAGTATTGTTTACATTTAGATTTGTGAGGTTGATATATCTTGGCTCTTCTTTTCTACTAGATTCGTGAGGCTGATATATCCCGGCTGTCTTTTGCTGTTGAAATTGCAGAAGAATTCTATGGCAGGTTAGTATGTCTATCTTGGATATTGTCTATTTGAAGTTTCCAATATTTTGCTTTGATATTGTTTTCtaactactttttttttgttctgcTTGTCCATGGTTCACAGAGTCAAGGTAAAATACCAAACGCTCTTTTATTGAATGAAACTTATTCATGTACACTTCTAAGATTTGGGATATTGATACAGGGGCAAGATGTTGCTTTTGAGCCTGCTAAGCTCTTGTGGCTTATCCAACGTGATTTCCTACGTGAGTTCAGAAATTTTCTCTACAAAAATATGGTTTTTGCGGCATTATTTCTTGTTTCTGGAAGAAGATACCGCATAATCATGTCATCTCAGCATGTTATGCTTCATTTCTCAACAATACTTGAGTTGGGATCaggacataattttttttttcatatgagtcattattattaaatttattcagATTGGATTCCTTGTGGTTCAACCTAACTGCAAACTAAGTGGTtgcatgaaaattttcaaatttcaggTATATATAGTGACTGGCTTTATATGTGATCCTATACTTGGTTTGTTAATTTGCCATAATATTTGGACATGCATTATGGAAGCTTGATGATTAAACTTGGGAGCTTATACCTATAAGAAGGTAGTGAAATGTATCACGGTTTACCGCACCATTTTATGATATTACATCTGGGGaagtttgttttttgttttgctcaGTGCTCTTTAGGGTTTATAATAGAGATTTCTTTGAGATCACAAGTGACCGAGGATTGATCGTATCTTATATAGATAAGGGTAATGCTATGGTTTGAGTGAGGGCTTAGAATGCCTTGGTTATTTCTGTCTGTATAAACTACAAGTTTAGAATGAAAGGGAGGTAAAGAGGTATGGTGTAAAAGATTCTTTGATGGAAGCATCCTAGCTACTACATTCTGTAACTTTTTATGATTGATAGAGGAAGATATTTTTCTCAGTTTAGAACTTGCATCACAAGAGTAGTGGTCAGGATTTGAATAAACTGTCATTCTCTTGCCAGATATTTGATGGCATAAAATCATTTAGTAATTGTGCATGCCTGCTGTGACTTGCTGGCCATCAGAACCTGAGATGGAGCCTATATTGTAGACATTTTtacatttcaaaattttagatCAAGACTCAATGGTGTTTTAGCTTGTAGTGCCCACAAGGAATTTTGGACTTCAGGGTTCATAGTTGGGTTCACATGTTTGGCATCCTGTAGTTGTATCCAAAATAATCAAAAGGTGAATGACCTTTAAGGCTATGCCATTAAAGGTAATTGCTAGACAACCTACTGTAAAAATCTGCTGTGATGATCTTAGTGAAATATCTAATAACATGAAAAGTTGAACCAAGGTGAATGACTTTAAGGCTACGCCATTAAAGGTAATTGCTAGACAACCTACTGTAAAAATCTGTGGTGATGATCTTAATGAAATATCTAATAACATGGAAATTTTTAGTTGAACCTACACCTTGTTTTGTGGTTCCCcttttaaatgttttagttGACCATCAACTTGTAGATTTCTTTGATTCAGAACCCACAAAGAATTTCTCAACTTATGGTCCATGTCAATCATTTTGATGGTCATTTAACTATCAGTAGCTTAATTGGAAACTAGTGGTCGGGAGTGTTGCAACATTGAAAAGCATTTGATGGACATCATAAACTAGAAATTGGCACCATTGATCTTGATGTAGAGATCTCAAGACAAAAATCAGCTATGTTTAGTTTTCTTGTGCCAATGTTAAAGGCATTGATACTGCTTGATGCATGCTGATAAATTGCTTAATGTCTAAGTGGATTTGTCCTGGAGAACTTTACAATATTGCACAAAAGTATTtcaaatcatgcatgctttttCTAAGGAAAAGTATTGTGATAGCTTATTCTGCACAATTGTCATAATATTACATCATGGACTTGTTACATCCAAATAATGGTCTGTTCCTTTGACATTGATTCCCTTTTGAGTTAACCTATCCTACTATAAGGTAAAATATAGCCATTTCCAATTTTTTGGCAAGCAGTGGTTATTATGATGATGCCCGTTGGTTTATCTATTTCAGGCTGTGAATTTGttgaaaaaaagttttttgcATGTTTAAATAAAGATTATTAGGTGTAGTTGTTCTGTGAATACTTTGacaatcattattattatagtgGAAAGGATGCTTATTGTTTCTTCTTTATATCTGTGACCACTTTTCCAGTTATAATAAGTAAATTTCTTTAAATTCACTTGTTATCACTGGACATACACTTATCAGACTTTTTTCCCGTGTAAAATAACTCTGCCATGAGAAATATCAATGCTGGGATTAGAATTCATCTTTCAGCTATTGACATTCACATACGATATTCATCAGAATgggtgtttttaaaataatcttgATGCTTATTTGCATGGTAATGACATTTATTGTGTTATTGGATATGACTAAGGATAAtcaacttcttccttttctaaTACTTGGTTAGCTTCCAGTTTCTTTCCCACTACTGAAATGCAAGTTCATGGtgcatcctatttttcttatttagttatGCATTTCTTGGTGATTTAAATTATGATGTTCTTAACAGAAGGAAAATCTGTTCAAGAAATGGTGGATGAAGCACTCCAGCAGGTCCCTAATCATGGTGGTTCGTTCTTTTAACATAAAAATggatcaaatttatttttttggaaattgtattaattaattaattaattttttttttttggttattatcCTTCTATGTGATCACAGGAGATAAAAATATTGAGCAGGTATTTGTATACAACAAAATTTTTAGTTGTCTTTTACTTTTCAGATGTTTggttatatttgtttattttacaaCAGGTGAACCAGATCCGCCGATCCTTGGCTATTATGGGTGAAAATAGTACAGCCTTTAGTCTACCCCAGGTATATATTTTTAGCATTTTCTTTCAATCTAAATTTTACCATTTGTCCGTGTTAGGTATGTATTTCATGCTGTTTTCCAGTTGAATGGGTTGCTTTACTTTTAGTTGGAAGCTGAATAATCGAATCTTTTTCTTGATGAACATGGCGACTGGGACTTGTGCTAATAAATATCCATCTACATGGTATTCAACAAATATTAGCTGAATTATGAAgcaaagaagagagaagacctttttttttttcagaatgagATCAACTTGATgatgttatatttaaaaaaaaaatgcattactGGATAGATTTGGCATTAAGTGTAAAATCCTTTGCTAGTCAGTTCTATCTCAATATTGTAGCCTCTACAAGCTTAAAAATATGATATGCAGTACAGGAGCACTCTCTAATTTGTTTTGGTCTAATTGGACCTGCAAGCAAGTTCCTAGTGTCAATTAATCATTTTGTGGTTTCTTCCTTTGCTTGGCTAGTTGATAAATCTTTGATTTAGTTCAGGGCTTGTAAAAATTTGATCCACCATTAAAAGCACTGCATCGAATAAATTAACCAAtggcattattgttttcattgctttttagtGGCAATCTTGTCACCAATCGCGAACCATACTTTTTAGTTTCTTGACtgcataaataaatcaaaaccatgagGATctgcatattttatatttatcaactttatttGGTCTCCACATAAACCAAATCAGTCTGCGTCTTAAATCCAAGCTTTTGGAGTACTTCCAGGTGCATGGTCTCCATTTACTACAATTGCCTACCTAGTTGCTTCCCAACATAGTCAAATACACATGGGGATTTGGTAGTAATACAAGGAAAAAAGGAACTAGCCAGGCAATCATGCACTCGAAAACGATATGAATGCCCTCATCTAAAGTTCTGAAAATGATGTGGTAAGAGCATTCAGCTGCTTTCTTTTAGaatgatttcatcatcaaataaACGTAGATacctttatttcttttgctaGTGCTTTCAGTTGTCTCAATATAAGCAGATTTTACCTGATTAAATTCAtaccttttcattttcacaaatGTCTTATTATGGTTGTCTCAATATAAATATCTCAATATTTTTGATGTTGCACCTTTTCCTGTGTAAATGTCGCATATTGCTAACCTGCATTGGCAGCCTCATCTTCTATAGGACAAAACTCTGTGAAATAAGTTGACAAGTGAACTTGAGCCATCGATGcggagaaaaagagaaaattgaagCAAGTTGTTGCATCTACTCATTCCGATCCAAAAGCTGTGCAGGGTAAACACTCCGAAAATGGGCCGGAGTTTCATTCTTTCTGGAGCAGGTGGTGCTTTGAGCTGCAGTAAACTATTTTATTTCGTGTTAGTGTATTAGAAATTATCACATTGTGatatcactttcaacatattacTACTTTGATGCCTGTATTCGTAACTGACTCTAACTGCGAAGGCTGGGGTGTTAGCATTACGATCCAGGAAGCCCAGTTTATCTCGATCTTTGTCCACAGTTCCTCTCAGATCCTGGAAGCCCCTGGAGTTTCAGCCAGGTGAAATTCCCACCCAACGGGTTCTCTAAGTTGAGGCCCTCTGGGTCAAAGCAAGCAGTATCCTGGGAGCGCTGCTTTGAAACTGTACAATCAACAGGATGTGACACCTTGTTCCTACCACCGCCAGAGGATTGCAAGCCGCAGCCTGCCCAAGCGATGAGTCCAGCAAGCAAGCGAGGAAACTTTCTGATGAGTGACATTTTGGTCACTATCATGCGAGGAATCTGGTCGTGGAAAACTCGAGTGAGTGAAATACAGAAGTTAGATGAGACTACTTTTATTTACATGTCATTTATTTGAGGCAACAGGCTTTCAATTAAGAAATTCCTGGACCTTACTCTTATAAATGTTGGAATTCTTTTATCAAAAACATAGCTTGAatggcatatatatacatatatgtggtTTGTGAAATCAATATTGCTTTAGTTTATGCCAATAATTGCCAANNNNNNNNNNNNNNNNNNNNNNNNNNNNNNNNNNNNNNNNNNNNNNNNNNNNNNNNNNNNNNNNNNNNNNNNNNNNNNNNNNNNNNNNNNNNNNNNNNNNNNNNNNNNNNNNNNNNNNNNNNNNNNNNNNNNNNNNNNNNNNNNNNNNNNNNNNNNNNNNNNNNNNNNNNNNNNNNNNNNNNNNNNNNNNNNNNNNNNNNNNNNNNNNNNNNNNNNNNNNNNNNNNNNNNNNNNNNNNNNNNNNNNNNNNNNNNNNNNNNNNNNNNNNNNNNNNNNNNNNNNNNNNNNNNNNNNNNNNNNNNNNNNNNNNNNNNNNNNNNNNNNNNNNNNNNNNNNNNNNNNNNNNNNNNNNNNNNNNNNNNNNNNNNNNNNNNNNNNNNNNNNNNNNNNNNNNNNNNNNNNNNNNNNNNNNNNNNNNNNNNNNNNNNNNNNNNNNNNNNNNNNNNNNNNNNNNNNNNNNNNNNNNNNNNNNNNNNNNNNNNNNNNNNNNNNNNNNNNNNNNNNNNNNNNNNNNNNNNNNNNNNNNNNNNNNNNNNNNNNNNNNNNNNNNNNNNNNNNNNNNNNNNNNNNNNNNNNNNNNNNNNNNNNNNNNNNNNNNNNNNNNNNNNNNNNNNNNNNNNNNNNNNNNNNNNNNNNNNNNNNNNNNNNNNNNNNNNNNNNNNNNNNNNNNNNNNNNNNNNNNNNNNNNNNNNNNNNNNNNNNNNNNNNNNNNNNNNNNNNNNNNNNNNNNNNNNNNNNNNNNNNNNNNNNNNNNNNNNNNNNNNNNNNNNNNNNNNNNNNNNNNNNNNNNNNNNNNNNNNNNNNNNNNNNNNNNNNNNNNNNNNNNNNNNNNNNNNNNNNNNNNNNNNNNNNNNNNNNNNNNNNNNNNNNNNNNNNNNNNNNNNNNNNNNNNNNNNNNNNNNNNNNNNNNNNNNNNNNNNNNNNNNNNNNNNNNNNNNNNNNNNNNNNNNNNNNNNNNNNNNNNNNNNNNNNNNNNNNNNNNNNNNNNNNNNNNNNNNNNTCCGTGTTAGGTATGTATTTCATGCTGTTTTCCAGTTGAATGGTTGTTTATTTAGTTGCTGAATAATCAACTTTTTCTTGATGAACATGGATTTGGATTGTGCTAATAAATATCCATCTACATGGTATTCAACAAATATTAGCTGAATTATGAAgcaaagaagagagaagacctttttttttttcagaatgagATCAACTTGATgatgttatatttaaaaaaaaaatgcattactGGATAGATTTGGCATTAAGTGTAAAATCCTTTGCTAGTCAGTTCATTCGAATATTGTAGCCTCTACAAGCTTAAAATATGATATGCAGTCAGGAgcaatttcaatttgttttggcTCTAATTGGACCTGCAAGCAAGTCTTGTGTCAAttaatcattttgttttttggtttttcttgctTGGCTAGTTGATAAATTTGATTTAGTTCAGGGCTTGTAAAAATTTGATCCACCATTAAAAGCACTGCATCGAATAAATTAACCAAtggcattattgttttcattgcccTTTTTAGTGGCAATCTTGTCACTAATCATGAACCATACTTTTTAGTTTCTTGACtgtattttttaacaaatcaaACCAAGGatctcatattttatatttatcaactttatttGGTTTCCACATAAACCAAATCAGTCTGTGTCTTAAATCCAAGCTTTTGGAGTACTTCCAGGTGCATGGTCTCCATTTACTACAATTGCCTACCTAGTTGCTTCCCAACATAGTCAAATACACATGGGGATTTGGTAGTAATACAAGGAAAAAAGGAACTAGCCAGGCAATCATGCACCAAAACATATGAATGCTCCATTCAAAGTTCTTTGAATGATGTAAGAGCATTCAGCTGCTTTCTTTTAGAATGatttcatttttcatcaaataaaccAGATACCTTATTTCTTTGCTAGTGTTTAAAGGTTCAATATAAGCAGATTTTACCTGATTAAATTCAtaccttttcatttttcacaatGTCTTATTATGGTTGTCTAatataaatattcaatattttttgatGTTGTACCTTTTCCTGTAAATGTCACATATTGCTAACTTGCATTGCAGCCTCATCTTCATAGGACAAAACTTTGTGAAATGTTGGACAGTGAACTTGAGCCATCGTATgtggagaaaagagaaaaattgaaGCAAGTTGTTGCATCTATCATTCATCCAAAAGTTGTGCAGGGTAAACATCTAAATGGGCCGGAGTTTGTATCTTTTCTGGAGCAGGTGCTTTTAGTTTGTGCAACTATTTTATTTCCTGTTGTGTATTAGAAATTATCACATTGTGATATCACttaaatatttacttatttgATGCTTGTATTCTATAATTGACTTTAACTGTTGAAGGTTGGGTGTTAGTATTACATTCAGGGTTTAGTTTATCTGATTTTGTTCATGTTCTTTTCAGATTCTGGAAGCCTTGAACAAAGGTGAAATTCCATCAACGGGTTCTCTTGTTGAGGTTTTCAATAAGGGTATTCTGGAGCGTTGCTTGAAATTGTACAATCAACAGATGGATACCTTGTTCCTACCACTGCCAGAGGACAAGCTGCAGCTTGCCCATGATGAGTCCAGCAAGCAAGTGAGGAAACTTTTTGATGAGCAGCATTTTGGTCACTATCATGCAGAGAAATCTGTCGTAAAACTTGATGATGAAATACAGAAGGTTAGATGAGACTACTTTATTTACATGTCATTTATTTGAGGCGAACAGGGTTGTTTAAGAAATTCCTGGACCTTACTCTTATAAAATGTTGGAATTTTATCAAAACATACagcttgaatatatatatatacatatatgtggtTTGTGAATCAATATTGCTTTAGTTTATGCCAATAATTGCCAAAATAAACACCCTACAAATTTTGCCATTTACCTGTTGCAGTGATTTGTGTGTTTATTAATGTGTATGCATTTGCATATcctattttctgttttttactGAACTCACTCTATATTGTATAGGCATACAAAAGCTATCTTTTAGCAAATGAGTATGAGTCATCAAGGGTATGTGAGAGGTTATATACAGATTGTGAGGATAAAATGGATCAGCTTCAAGTCTTAAGGCTTCCCTCAATGGCAAAGTTCAATGCTGGTTTTCTGCAATGCAATCAGAGTTTTGAAGAAGATTGTGTTGGGCCTTCCAAAAAGAATTATGAACAGAGAATGGCAAAGGTTAGGTCCCAGATATTTTGTTGTCTgcattttttcattatttgcatatatttatCTTGGGGCCTGCATATGAAGATAATGGGGTTGCAATCTTACTTGAAGCTTCAATGGACTCGTAGAATATTTATAGAATTCTATTCAAATCCCAGTTTAAACTTTTTTGAGTAGTCCATTAAACTGATTATCATGTCCCTTCTTGTGTTTCCTTTTGCTCAATAAATTAGCCTTGTTACTTAATATTCTAGTGGAATATCTTCTTTTAGATATGGAGCATTTTTTAACCTAAAATTTTGGCTGCTGGTTTTCTGTTGAAATCTACAACTTTGGTCCATATTAAGTTGTATTTGAGTGGATCAAATCCCTGCAAAAATCTAGACATTCCACATGACAAGTTGGTCCTTTTGTAGACACCATTAGGAGATAATTTTTGTCAGACGAATTTTGGGCATGAGACAGTGTGAACCCATGAAGACAATTAATGGCCATGTTCTGCTTCTATTTcaagaacaaaatcaaaataagtgTAGTGAAGACTGAAGGATAGCCTGTTAATGGTTATTTAGTGAGCCATGAGTTGGTGTAGTGAAA comes from Dioscorea cayenensis subsp. rotundata cultivar TDr96_F1 chromosome 15, TDr96_F1_v2_PseudoChromosome.rev07_lg8_w22 25.fasta, whole genome shotgun sequence and encodes:
- the LOC120277393 gene encoding guanylate-binding protein 4 translates to MGFLKWVSVICVIFCWVLASESSAEDEFRRAFPIVVPDPGHTKLLIAREGLEAIQRIKTPIAAIAVIGPYRSGKSFLLNQLLSLSCDEGFGVGHMRDTKTKGIWVWGTPVELVIDGVKVSVLYLDTEGFESVGKSNVYDDRIFALATVLSSVLIYNLPETIREADISRLSFAVEIAEEFYGRVKGQDVAFEPAKLLWLIQRDFLQGKSVQEMVDEALQQVPNHGGDKNIEQVNQIRRSLAIMGENSTAFSLPQPHLHRTKLCEMLDSELEPSYVEKREKLKQVVASIIHPKVVQGKHLNGPEFVSFLEQILEALNKGEIPSTGSLVEVFNKGILERCLKLYNQQMDTLFLPLPEDKLQLAHDESSKQVRKLFDEQHFGHYHAEKSVVKLDDEIQKAYKSYLLANEYESSRVCERLYTDCEDKMDQLQVLRLPSMAKFNAGFLQCNQSFEEDCVGPSKKNYEQRMAKMLGKGRILFIKEYNQRLFNWLVAFSLVMVVVGRFVIKFMLLEIGAWVMFIFLETYTRMFWSAESLYYNPAWHAIVTTWETIVYSRFLDLDRWAIPLSILLAIFVFYWRCYGRRKHGSISLLPLYNSAHRTGANRPRTD